From the genome of candidate division WOR-3 bacterium, one region includes:
- a CDS encoding GreA/GreB family elongation factor: MDSLIQSFRLHLGRNEYDELDDIWLELTESEADPQELLDLAELAERYAPPGKAEDFLWILADALKERGQWDSQFDALKRLVRLSSNETRLSAELAANLRHRYAGVAELERLLQKSGLSYGRPLKQALDTMERYIHLLPGSWLFHPDWGACQVKQLDLLLDRVTVRCAGLTEYTLNLDSAHRRLRPAAYNGYFRRLAEDRPGLAKLAAENPTEVVLLYLRDTGLPAGVAELKAGLSELVAEPAWDSFWNRARKGLDSHPHVQVRTRPSRTYQWSEERVLRTDEVSVRDANLRTQSEDMNAARVEGMSEEEVVKTYEALSTSTKRRRLLETVRKARPELVPKLFVLGKDNKLRSWLAEELSTQESALNSLLNSVLNGYRNHPDALIWLAGNAWGRRPETAPAVLSRLTDLLESRAYRKNWPRLAAALAADRYELLRLGLGSMDDSTARSLYTRLSRLISLAPFQQDEIRTLFAERFPDLAQTEEALLSTAAGIERARAELARLTNEEIPRSAEEIGRARAHGDLSENYEYKAAKEKQARLLQQVAKLRQDLARARPIVPAEVDCSTVSVGCRVKLEDQTGATHDYAILGPWDSDPDRGVISYLAPLGQKLLSRKPGETIELDGRFFTIKEVNVASAYL; the protein is encoded by the coding sequence ATGGACTCCCTGATTCAGTCTTTCCGGCTTCACTTGGGCCGTAATGAGTATGACGAGCTGGACGACATTTGGCTGGAGCTAACCGAGTCAGAAGCAGACCCCCAGGAGCTGCTAGACCTTGCCGAATTAGCTGAGCGGTATGCGCCTCCGGGCAAGGCCGAAGATTTCCTTTGGATACTCGCCGACGCGCTGAAGGAACGCGGACAATGGGACAGCCAGTTTGATGCACTCAAGCGGCTTGTGCGCCTTAGCTCGAACGAAACGAGGCTGTCCGCCGAACTGGCCGCCAACCTCCGGCACCGCTATGCCGGCGTAGCTGAGCTTGAGCGACTCCTGCAGAAGTCCGGCCTTTCCTATGGTCGGCCCCTGAAGCAGGCACTGGATACAATGGAGCGCTACATCCACCTGCTCCCGGGCTCGTGGCTTTTCCACCCGGACTGGGGAGCATGCCAGGTGAAACAGCTCGACCTGCTCCTTGACCGAGTCACGGTTCGATGCGCCGGTCTGACTGAGTACACGCTCAACCTGGACTCAGCCCATCGCCGCCTGAGGCCGGCTGCATACAATGGCTATTTTCGACGTCTGGCCGAGGACCGACCCGGGCTCGCAAAGCTAGCTGCCGAGAACCCGACTGAGGTCGTGCTGTTGTACCTTCGTGATACTGGGCTTCCGGCTGGTGTGGCCGAGCTGAAAGCCGGGCTATCAGAGCTAGTCGCCGAACCGGCATGGGACAGCTTCTGGAACCGAGCCCGCAAAGGGCTAGACTCTCACCCGCACGTGCAGGTTCGCACCAGGCCGTCCCGGACATACCAGTGGTCCGAAGAACGTGTCCTGCGGACGGATGAAGTAAGCGTCCGGGACGCAAACCTCAGAACACAGTCAGAAGACATGAACGCCGCCCGGGTTGAGGGCATGTCGGAGGAAGAAGTGGTGAAGACGTACGAAGCACTGTCCACTTCTACCAAGCGCCGCCGGCTGCTTGAGACCGTGCGCAAGGCACGACCCGAACTTGTCCCGAAGCTCTTTGTTCTGGGCAAGGACAACAAGCTGCGCTCCTGGTTGGCCGAAGAACTCAGTACTCAGGAATCAGCCCTGAACAGCCTGCTAAACTCGGTTCTAAACGGATACCGGAACCATCCGGATGCCCTGATATGGCTGGCTGGTAACGCCTGGGGCCGGCGTCCTGAAACGGCACCGGCCGTACTGTCCAGACTGACTGACCTTTTAGAATCACGGGCGTATCGCAAGAACTGGCCCAGGCTGGCCGCGGCTCTTGCCGCAGACCGGTATGAGCTTCTGCGGCTCGGGCTCGGCTCGATGGATGATTCGACAGCGCGAAGCCTGTACACAAGACTCAGCCGGCTCATCAGCCTTGCGCCATTTCAGCAGGACGAGATTCGGACGCTTTTTGCCGAACGGTTTCCGGACCTTGCCCAGACTGAGGAGGCATTGCTTTCGACCGCAGCCGGAATCGAGCGGGCACGGGCCGAACTGGCACGCCTTACCAATGAGGAAATTCCCCGCTCGGCCGAAGAAATCGGCCGGGCCCGGGCCCATGGTGACCTGTCCGAGAACTACGAATACAAAGCGGCCAAGGAAAAACAGGCAAGACTCCTGCAGCAGGTTGCAAAGCTCCGACAGGACCTTGCCCGTGCTAGGCCGATTGTTCCGGCTGAGGTGGACTGCTCCACAGTATCGGTCGGCTGCCGGGTAAAGCTCGAGGACCAAACCGGTGCCACGCACGACTACGCCATCCTCGGACCTTGGGACTCAGACCCAGACCGCGGCGTCATCTCCTATCTCGCGCCCCTCGGACAGAAGCTCCTCAGTCGCAAGCCTGGTGAGACAATCGAACTAGACGGCCGATTCTTCACAATCAAGGAAGTCAACGTCGCATCCGCCTACTTGTGA